One stretch of Thermomicrobiales bacterium DNA includes these proteins:
- the rplI gene encoding 50S ribosomal protein L9 codes for MKVVLRQDVENLGEKGSVKNVADGYARNYLIPKGMAVVATPGELKVVATNEAVKQRKIQRQEQELQGLADRISGQKLVFEARAGSNGRLFGSITNGDIAEKLSAAVGAEIDRRKIVIDEPIRTTGEHPVTVNLVGKLRPQVTVVVNGIVDEEEADAATLELVADENAELSAEA; via the coding sequence ATGAAAGTCGTGCTTCGGCAAGATGTCGAAAACCTGGGTGAGAAGGGCTCGGTCAAGAACGTTGCCGATGGCTACGCCCGTAACTATCTGATCCCCAAAGGAATGGCCGTCGTTGCCACGCCAGGCGAACTGAAGGTGGTGGCGACCAACGAAGCGGTCAAGCAGCGCAAGATTCAGCGCCAGGAGCAGGAGCTTCAAGGCCTGGCCGATCGCATCAGCGGTCAGAAGCTCGTCTTCGAGGCCCGCGCCGGCAGCAATGGCCGCCTCTTCGGTTCGATCACCAACGGTGACATTGCCGAGAAGCTTTCGGCAGCCGTCGGCGCCGAGATCGACCGCCGCAAGATCGTGATCGACGAGCCGATCCGCACCACTGGCGAGCATCCGGTGACCGTCAACCTCGTTGGCAAGCTGCGCCCGCAAGTCACGGTCGTCGTCAACGGCATCGTTGATGAGGAAGAGGCGGACGCCGCCACGCTCGAGCTCGTCGCCGACGAAAACGCCGAGCTCTCCGCCGAGGCCTAG
- the dnaB gene encoding replicative DNA helicase, with protein sequence MVAAIDRLPPHNLEAEQSALGSILLDRDAIIRVETILRPEDFYQPAHGMIYAAMRDLYNRREPTDILTLSDELGRRNQLDAVGGLAYLSSLVESVPTAVHVEYYSRIVERTSTQRRLIQAGAEIVSVGYREDLEVEDALDQAERSVFGVAQRRLTKEFTKIDEVLEGFFERLGESRESRDALVGVPTGFADLDKLLGGMQRSDLIILAARPGFGKSALALGFAYAAAVQHDRTVGIFSLEMPADQLVQRLVAAETGVDSHRLRMGHIEDNEWERVVRAFGRLSNSPIYVDDSGLLSISDVRTKARRLQAEHGLDLLIVDYLQLMQGRRSENRVQEIADISRGLKSLARELDIPVVALSQLSRAIESRSGHRPQLSDLRESGSIEQDADIVMFIHREDKFDHESERKNLAEVIVAKHRNGPIGSINLRFFENNARFADLQTFHDNQF encoded by the coding sequence ATGGTCGCAGCAATCGATCGCCTACCACCTCACAATCTGGAAGCGGAGCAATCCGCTCTCGGAAGCATCCTCCTCGACCGTGACGCCATCATCAGGGTCGAAACGATTCTGCGCCCGGAAGACTTCTATCAGCCCGCCCACGGCATGATCTACGCGGCGATGCGCGATCTCTACAATCGCCGCGAACCGACCGACATCCTGACCCTGTCCGATGAGTTGGGCCGACGCAATCAACTCGACGCGGTCGGTGGCCTTGCGTACCTGAGCTCGCTCGTCGAGAGCGTGCCCACTGCGGTTCACGTCGAGTATTACAGCCGGATCGTCGAGCGGACCTCGACCCAGCGACGGCTCATCCAGGCCGGGGCCGAGATCGTCAGTGTCGGCTATCGCGAAGACCTGGAGGTCGAGGACGCGCTCGACCAGGCCGAGCGGAGCGTGTTTGGGGTAGCTCAGCGCCGGCTCACCAAAGAGTTCACCAAGATTGACGAGGTGCTCGAGGGCTTTTTCGAACGGCTCGGTGAAAGTCGCGAATCCCGCGATGCGCTCGTCGGTGTCCCAACCGGATTCGCCGATCTCGACAAGCTGCTCGGCGGCATGCAGCGTTCCGACCTCATCATCCTTGCCGCGCGCCCAGGGTTCGGCAAGTCCGCGCTGGCGCTCGGGTTCGCCTATGCCGCTGCTGTGCAGCACGACCGCACGGTCGGCATCTTCTCATTGGAAATGCCCGCCGATCAGCTCGTGCAACGGTTGGTAGCCGCGGAGACCGGCGTCGACTCGCACCGGCTCCGCATGGGGCACATCGAAGACAACGAATGGGAGCGCGTCGTTCGCGCATTCGGCCGACTCTCGAACTCCCCGATCTATGTCGACGACTCGGGGCTTCTCTCGATTTCCGACGTACGCACGAAGGCCAGACGGCTGCAAGCCGAACACGGACTCGACCTCCTGATCGTCGACTATCTGCAGCTCATGCAAGGCAGGCGCAGCGAGAATCGCGTGCAGGAGATCGCCGACATTTCGCGCGGGCTCAAGTCGCTTGCGCGCGAGCTGGACATTCCGGTCGTGGCGCTCTCGCAACTGTCCCGCGCGATCGAGAGCCGCTCCGGGCACCGTCCCCAGCTGTCCGACCTCAGAGAGTCGGGTTCGATCGAGCAGGACGCAGACATCGTCATGTTCATCCATCGCGAGGACAAGTTCGATCACGAGTCCGAGCGGAAGAACCTCGCCGAAGTGATCGTCGCGAAACATCGCAACGGTCCGATTGGATCCATCAACCTCCGCTTCTTCGAGAACAATGCTCGCTTTGCCGACCTCCAAACATTCCACGACAATCAGTTCTAG